The following proteins come from a genomic window of Polyangiaceae bacterium:
- a CDS encoding cupin domain-containing protein yields the protein MDPNAIEHRQLSSATTGETYARSAVLSEGLGLRSLFVHHDVVPPGTRASAAHRHSEREELVVVLSGTVTAWSDGAPEVISAGGVAAFPPGVSHYVENASAEPAEILVIASQREHDRVSYP from the coding sequence ATGGATCCCAACGCGATCGAGCACCGCCAGCTTTCCTCTGCGACAACCGGGGAGACGTACGCGCGGAGTGCCGTGCTGAGCGAGGGACTCGGCTTGCGGTCCCTGTTCGTCCATCACGATGTAGTGCCGCCGGGGACGCGAGCTTCCGCGGCGCACCGACATTCAGAACGGGAAGAGCTGGTGGTGGTCCTTTCGGGCACCGTCACGGCGTGGTCCGACGGCGCTCCGGAGGTGATTTCGGCGGGTGGCGTCGCGGCGTTTCCGCCGGGCGTGAGCCACTACGTGGAGAATGCGTCGGCAGAGCCGGCGGAGATCTTGGTCATCGCATCCCAAAGGGAGCAC